In Polaribacter sp. Hel_I_88, the following proteins share a genomic window:
- the porQ gene encoding type IX secretion system protein PorQ, with translation MKNICYLLLLFFFTLRINSQVGGESVYEFLNLSTSARQIALGGEVLTLTDDINQPIWNPAVINNELDNKIAANYSSYLAGINIGSLSYAREISRRFGTIHASINYLDYGTLIGADEQGNETGNFGANDLAISFGYALNLPWTNFFFGANVKLINSNIQNFTSFGVAADFGLLYNSPYKPYSFTIVARNVGAQVKSFNGTNEELPFKVAFGASYQLEYVPLKWYLTLDNLQQWDVSEPNPSEQTTDLEGNVTEQEIGFIGNALRHFVVGAELFPESAINLRVGYNVRRAAELKLQNVRTFGGISFGFGIKMNRFKLNYAYSKFHTATNASTFSLEMDLNRR, from the coding sequence ATGAAAAATATCTGTTATTTATTACTATTGTTTTTTTTTACCCTGAGGATAAACTCCCAAGTAGGGGGTGAGAGCGTCTATGAATTTTTAAATTTATCTACTTCTGCTAGACAAATTGCTTTAGGAGGGGAAGTTTTAACACTTACTGATGACATCAATCAACCGATTTGGAATCCTGCTGTTATAAATAACGAACTTGACAATAAAATAGCTGCTAACTATTCTAGCTATTTAGCAGGGATTAATATTGGTTCACTATCCTATGCTAGAGAAATATCTAGACGTTTTGGGACAATACATGCAAGTATAAATTATTTAGATTATGGAACTCTAATCGGTGCTGACGAACAAGGAAATGAAACCGGAAATTTTGGAGCAAATGATTTAGCAATTTCATTTGGTTATGCTTTAAATTTACCTTGGACGAACTTTTTTTTTGGAGCTAATGTTAAACTAATTAATTCTAATATTCAGAATTTTACTTCATTTGGTGTGGCAGCTGATTTTGGATTATTATATAACAGCCCATATAAACCCTACTCTTTTACAATAGTCGCTAGAAATGTAGGTGCTCAAGTAAAAAGCTTTAATGGTACCAATGAAGAACTTCCTTTTAAAGTTGCCTTTGGGGCTTCTTATCAATTGGAATATGTTCCTCTAAAGTGGTATTTAACTTTAGATAATTTACAACAGTGGGATGTTTCTGAACCAAATCCTTCTGAACAAACAACGGATTTAGAAGGTAACGTAACTGAACAAGAAATAGGTTTTATTGGGAATGCTTTAAGACATTTTGTAGTTGGTGCAGAATTATTTCCTGAAAGTGCTATTAATTTAAGAGTAGGTTATAATGTTAGAAGAGCTGCAGAATTAAAATTACAAAATGTTCGAACCTTTGGAGGTATTTCTTTTGGATTTGGAATTAAAATGAATAGATTTAAACTAAATTATGCGTATTCTAAATTTCATACTGCTACAAATGCGAGCACTTTTAGTTTAGAAATGGATTTAAATAGAAGATAA
- the rpsA gene encoding 30S ribosomal protein S1, whose protein sequence is MSEETKNTEEQVVATEVQETATPAVEAQKDPKQFLADFNWHKYEQGIDEVDEEKLKEFEEALKGTIGFVNESDVIEGTVVRITDRDAIIDINSKSEGVISLNEFRYNQGLAEGDTVEVLVDKREDSSGQLVLSHRKARVIKAWERVNNAHETGEVVNGFVKCRTRGGMIVDVFGIEAFLPGSQIDVKPIRDYDQYVEKTMEFKVVKINHEFKNVVVSHKALIEADIELQKKEIIGQLEKGQVLEGVVKNITSYGVFVDLGGVDGLVHITDLSWSRINHPNEVVELDQKLNVVILDFDDNKSRIQLGLKQLSAHPWEALNSDLKIGDKVTGEVVVIADYGAFVEVEQGVEGLIHVSEMSWSTHLRSAQDFVKVGDKVEAQILTLDREDRKMSLGIKQLHPDPWTDITTKFPVGSTHTGTVRNYTNFGVFVELEEGIDGLVYISDLSWTKKVKHPSDFVTVGQQLEVQVLELDVENRKLNLGHKQTQDNPWDAHEETYEIGSIHEGLVKDKNDKGAVITFDDGVEGFAPSRFLEKEDGSKLSKGETLKFIVLEFSKEYRRVVVSHTSIFKEQERKNIKAQATKSADAEKTTLGDIGGLAALKEKMEAGSKKKK, encoded by the coding sequence ATGTCTGAAGAAACAAAAAACACTGAAGAGCAAGTAGTTGCTACAGAAGTACAAGAAACAGCAACTCCAGCTGTTGAAGCACAAAAAGATCCTAAACAATTTTTAGCGGATTTTAACTGGCATAAATACGAACAAGGTATTGATGAAGTTGATGAAGAAAAATTAAAAGAGTTTGAAGAAGCTTTAAAAGGAACAATCGGTTTTGTAAATGAAAGCGATGTAATTGAAGGAACTGTTGTAAGAATTACTGACAGAGACGCAATTATCGATATCAATTCTAAATCTGAAGGCGTAATTTCTTTAAATGAATTTCGTTACAATCAAGGTTTAGCTGAAGGAGATACTGTAGAAGTATTAGTAGATAAAAGAGAAGATTCTTCTGGTCAATTAGTATTATCTCACAGAAAAGCAAGAGTAATTAAAGCTTGGGAAAGAGTAAACAATGCGCACGAAACTGGTGAAGTAGTTAACGGATTTGTTAAATGCAGAACTAGAGGTGGTATGATTGTAGATGTTTTCGGAATTGAGGCATTTTTACCAGGTTCTCAAATTGATGTGAAGCCAATTAGAGATTACGATCAGTATGTTGAGAAAACAATGGAATTTAAAGTTGTTAAAATCAACCACGAATTTAAAAACGTTGTTGTATCTCATAAAGCGCTTATTGAAGCTGATATTGAATTACAGAAAAAAGAAATCATTGGTCAACTAGAAAAAGGACAAGTATTAGAAGGTGTTGTTAAAAACATTACCTCTTATGGTGTGTTTGTAGATTTAGGTGGTGTAGATGGTTTAGTACATATTACAGATTTATCTTGGTCTAGAATTAATCATCCAAATGAGGTTGTTGAATTAGATCAAAAATTAAACGTTGTAATTTTAGACTTTGATGATAACAAATCTAGAATTCAATTAGGTTTAAAACAATTATCTGCTCATCCTTGGGAAGCTTTAAACAGCGATTTAAAAATTGGTGATAAAGTTACTGGAGAAGTTGTAGTAATTGCAGATTATGGTGCATTTGTAGAAGTAGAGCAAGGAGTAGAAGGATTAATTCACGTAAGTGAAATGTCTTGGTCAACGCACTTACGTTCTGCACAAGATTTCGTAAAAGTTGGTGATAAAGTTGAAGCTCAAATTTTAACTTTAGATAGAGAAGATAGAAAAATGTCTCTTGGTATCAAACAATTACACCCAGATCCTTGGACAGATATTACCACTAAATTCCCAGTTGGTTCAACACATACAGGTACTGTAAGAAATTACACAAACTTTGGTGTTTTTGTTGAGTTAGAAGAAGGAATTGATGGTTTAGTATATATCTCTGATTTATCTTGGACTAAGAAAGTAAAGCATCCATCAGATTTTGTAACTGTTGGGCAGCAATTAGAAGTTCAAGTTCTTGAATTAGATGTAGAAAACAGAAAATTAAACTTAGGTCATAAACAAACTCAAGACAATCCTTGGGATGCTCATGAAGAAACGTATGAAATTGGTTCTATTCACGAAGGTCTTGTAAAAGATAAGAATGATAAAGGAGCAGTAATTACTTTTGATGATGGAGTAGAAGGTTTTGCACCAAGTAGATTCTTAGAAAAAGAAGATGGTTCTAAATTAAGCAAAGGTGAAACTTTGAAATTTATTGTATTAGAATTCTCTAAAGAATACAGAAGAGTAGTTGTATCTCATACATCTATCTTTAAAGAGCAAGAGCGTAAAAATATCAAAGCACAAGCTACTAAATCAGCTGATGCAGAAAAAACCACTTTAGGTGATATTGGAGGTCTTGCAGCCTTAAAAGAAAAAATGGAAGCTGGATCAAAAAAGAAAAAATAA
- a CDS encoding 7-carboxy-7-deazaguanine synthase QueE, which yields MDKNTQDLVDKGIMLPLMEEFYTIQGEGSHTGTAAYFIRVGGCDVGCHWCDVKESWNADLHPPTLADTIVENVKKFANTVVITGGEPLMWSMDYITDLLQKNHIKTHIETSGAYSFSGKWDWFCLSPKKSKLPLDETYREADELKMIIHNQSDFLFAEEQAAKVGKKCQLFLQPEWSKKEKMTEQIVEYVMKNPKWKISLQTHKYLNIP from the coding sequence ATGGATAAAAATACACAAGATTTAGTTGATAAAGGAATTATGCTTCCGTTAATGGAAGAATTTTATACAATACAAGGTGAAGGTTCTCACACAGGAACTGCTGCTTATTTTATTAGAGTTGGTGGTTGTGATGTGGGTTGCCATTGGTGTGATGTTAAAGAAAGTTGGAACGCAGATTTGCACCCACCAACGTTGGCAGATACGATTGTAGAAAACGTTAAAAAGTTCGCAAATACTGTTGTAATTACTGGTGGTGAACCTTTAATGTGGTCTATGGATTATATTACAGATTTGCTTCAAAAAAATCATATTAAAACCCATATAGAAACTTCTGGAGCGTATTCTTTTTCTGGAAAATGGGATTGGTTTTGTCTTTCTCCAAAGAAGTCAAAATTACCTTTAGATGAAACTTATAGAGAAGCAGATGAGTTAAAAATGATTATTCATAATCAATCTGATTTTCTTTTTGCAGAAGAGCAAGCTGCAAAAGTGGGAAAAAAGTGTCAGTTATTTTTACAACCTGAATGGAGTAAAAAAGAAAAAATGACTGAACAAATTGTTGAATACGTAATGAAAAATCCAAAATGGAAAATCTCTTTACAGACACACAAATATTTGAATATTCCTTAA
- a CDS encoding RidA family protein, whose amino-acid sequence MKIAYKFILFLAFVFLLGCRNESKSIVKHHKSHEESRQNVPFSDAVQVDNLYFLTGQIGKDHTLGKIVESGIEAETKQTILNIEAVLKHHNLNLSDVVKCTVILADINDFSKMNGIYRSFFKENLPARTTFAANLVAGAKIEIEVVAARK is encoded by the coding sequence ATGAAAATAGCTTATAAATTTATATTATTCTTAGCGTTTGTGTTCCTCTTAGGATGTCGAAATGAATCAAAATCTATTGTAAAACATCATAAATCGCATGAAGAAAGTAGACAAAACGTTCCATTTTCAGATGCCGTTCAAGTTGATAATTTGTATTTTTTAACGGGGCAAATTGGGAAAGATCATACATTAGGAAAAATAGTTGAAAGTGGTATTGAAGCTGAAACCAAGCAAACGATTTTAAATATAGAAGCAGTTTTAAAACATCATAATTTAAATTTAAGTGATGTCGTAAAATGTACTGTAATTTTAGCTGATATCAATGATTTTTCTAAAATGAATGGAATTTATCGATCTTTTTTCAAGGAAAATCTACCTGCAAGAACTACATTTGCAGCCAATTTGGTAGCAGGTGCAAAAATTGAAATTGAAGTAGTTGCTGCAAGAAAGTAG
- a CDS encoding Xaa-Pro peptidase family protein, which translates to MKIKYISLVFFAFILIQCNNNEKVKEIATEHINPETYWGENPWPEIRKKRINTLLPNALKEANVNAWLVICRENNNDPLADHIGGENAGGTAAFLFYNDNKGFHSLVFSPSGESKALDELDIHEKVISVERGTSAIKMAVDFIKEQNFEMIAVNSSDSNSTADGLTYTQRIELEEYLDDDKNKLVSSTDVVYNWLSIKLPEEVEILTRAAQLTAAFQIEAYKQVIPGKSTDADIAKFLKQKMAEYGVKDGWAPSQNPNVNSGADRGHSHATDKVIMPGDVIQIDFGIKVYDRWVSDIQRFAYVLKDGETKAPKDIQYYWESSKAGNRAALAAMQPGVKGVDVDAAQRVLMTAAKSEYVMWSTGHPVGYVAHDAGPNLGGSQASHVRPASEKILKEGMTFAFDGFHAWKLADGSEKTISVEEMAVVTKDGARYLTKPQEELILISSNK; encoded by the coding sequence ATGAAAATTAAATATATTTCTTTAGTATTTTTTGCTTTTATATTAATTCAATGTAATAACAATGAAAAAGTAAAAGAGATAGCAACAGAACATATAAACCCTGAAACTTATTGGGGAGAAAACCCATGGCCAGAAATACGTAAAAAACGAATAAATACATTATTACCAAATGCTTTAAAAGAAGCAAATGTAAATGCTTGGCTGGTAATTTGTAGAGAAAATAATAATGATCCTTTAGCAGATCATATAGGAGGAGAAAATGCTGGAGGCACAGCAGCTTTTTTGTTTTATAATGATAATAAAGGTTTTCACTCATTAGTATTTTCGCCTTCAGGAGAATCTAAAGCATTAGACGAATTAGATATTCATGAAAAAGTAATTTCAGTAGAAAGAGGAACATCAGCAATAAAAATGGCTGTTGATTTTATAAAAGAACAAAACTTTGAAATGATTGCTGTTAATTCATCAGACTCTAACTCCACAGCAGATGGTTTAACGTATACTCAAAGAATTGAATTAGAAGAATATTTGGATGATGATAAAAACAAGTTAGTTTCATCAACGGACGTCGTTTATAATTGGTTATCTATTAAATTACCAGAAGAAGTAGAAATTTTAACTAGAGCAGCACAGTTAACAGCAGCTTTTCAAATTGAAGCCTACAAACAGGTAATTCCTGGTAAATCTACAGACGCAGATATTGCCAAGTTTTTAAAGCAAAAAATGGCTGAATATGGCGTAAAAGATGGTTGGGCACCAAGTCAGAATCCAAATGTAAATTCTGGTGCAGATAGAGGACATTCTCATGCTACTGATAAAGTAATAATGCCAGGAGATGTAATTCAAATTGATTTTGGAATTAAAGTATATGATAGGTGGGTTTCTGATATACAGCGTTTTGCTTATGTTTTAAAAGACGGAGAAACCAAAGCACCAAAGGACATTCAATATTATTGGGAAAGTAGTAAAGCTGGAAACAGAGCAGCATTAGCAGCGATGCAACCAGGAGTTAAAGGTGTTGATGTTGATGCAGCTCAAAGAGTTTTAATGACAGCAGCAAAATCGGAATATGTAATGTGGAGTACAGGACATCCTGTTGGTTATGTTGCACACGATGCTGGACCGAATTTAGGAGGTTCACAAGCATCACATGTAAGGCCAGCATCAGAAAAAATATTAAAAGAAGGAATGACTTTTGCTTTTGATGGTTTTCATGCTTGGAAACTTGCTGATGGTTCTGAAAAAACAATTTCTGTAGAAGAAATGGCAGTTGTTACAAAAGATGGTGCTAGATATTTAACAAAACCACAAGAAGAGTTGATTTTAATTTCGAGTAATAAATAA
- the cmk gene encoding (d)CMP kinase — MNKKITIAIDGFSSTGKSTIAKLIAKKYNYIYVDTGAMYRAVSLFAKQHNFVGNDFLDKEKLISNLKDVSLSFKFNEDLGFAEMYLNDVNVEQEIRTLEVSQLVSKVATISEVRRKLVAEQQQMGAKGGIVMDGRDIGTVVFPDAELKLFMTASANKRATRRYKELLDKGDKVTFAEILFNVEERDRIDSTREDSPLIKADDAIEFDNSDMGINEQFERICTLVDRKIS; from the coding sequence ATGAATAAAAAAATTACAATTGCAATTGATGGATTTTCATCTACAGGAAAAAGTACCATTGCTAAATTGATTGCTAAAAAATATAATTATATTTATGTTGATACTGGTGCAATGTATAGAGCTGTAAGCTTATTTGCTAAACAGCATAATTTTGTAGGAAATGACTTTTTAGATAAAGAAAAATTAATTTCAAATCTTAAGGATGTGTCTCTTTCTTTTAAATTTAATGAGGATTTAGGTTTTGCTGAAATGTATTTAAACGATGTCAATGTTGAGCAAGAAATAAGAACATTAGAAGTTTCTCAATTAGTTAGTAAAGTCGCCACTATTTCTGAAGTTAGAAGGAAATTGGTTGCAGAACAACAACAAATGGGAGCCAAAGGTGGAATTGTTATGGATGGTAGAGATATTGGAACTGTAGTTTTTCCTGATGCTGAGTTAAAACTATTTATGACAGCTTCTGCAAATAAAAGAGCAACAAGACGTTATAAAGAATTACTAGATAAAGGTGATAAAGTAACTTTTGCAGAGATTTTATTTAATGTAGAAGAACGTGATAGAATTGATTCTACAAGAGAAGATTCTCCTTTGATAAAGGCTGATGATGCCATTGAATTTGATAATTCTGATATGGGGATTAATGAGCAATTTGAACGAATTTGTACTTTAGTAGATAGAAAAATTTCATAA